Proteins from a genomic interval of Patescibacteria group bacterium:
- the ybeY gene encoding rRNA maturation RNase YbeY, producing the protein MIEINNKTQFKINKSSLKKVTEKFLRSRHLSGKDVSIAFIGDQKMRELNRRYRKKNCPTDVLSFAGEDDFLGEVIISPAQIKRQAGENGNSFQSELIFILVHGLLHLSGYDDETEKDRLRMIKIGEEFIGRLEGKGGK; encoded by the coding sequence ATGATTGAGATTAACAACAAAACGCAATTTAAAATTAATAAAAGCTCGTTGAAAAAAGTAACCGAGAAATTCTTGCGCAGCCGCCATTTGTCCGGTAAAGATGTCTCGATCGCTTTTATCGGTGATCAGAAAATGCGCGAATTGAATCGGCGTTATCGGAAAAAAAATTGTCCGACCGATGTGCTATCTTTTGCCGGCGAAGACGATTTTTTGGGTGAAGTAATTATTAGCCCCGCGCAAATAAAACGCCAGGCCGGAGAAAATGGCAACTCATTTCAAAGCGAATTGATTTTTATCTTAGTCCACGGCCTGCTGCATCTTTCCGGGTATGACGACGAGACGGAAAAAGACAGATTGCGGATGATTAAAATAGGAGAGGAGTTTATTGGGAGATTGGAAGGTAAGGGTGGTAAGTAA
- a CDS encoding endonuclease domain-containing protein, which translates to MLDRKILSYNPKLKQLARNLRKEGTLSEVLLWKKLQKKQMQGYNFRRQKPIDNYIVDFFCPELNLAIEIDGATHGFKEKYDDDRQKKLESLGVKFLRFTETNVRENLWAVSEEIKDLVNKIENNNEAE; encoded by the coding sequence ATGTTGGATAGAAAAATATTATCGTATAATCCCAAATTAAAACAATTAGCCAGAAATTTAAGGAAAGAAGGAACGTTATCTGAAGTGCTGCTTTGGAAAAAATTGCAAAAAAAACAGATGCAAGGCTACAATTTCAGGCGGCAAAAGCCGATTGATAATTACATCGTCGATTTTTTCTGCCCTGAATTGAATTTAGCTATTGAAATAGACGGCGCAACTCACGGCTTTAAGGAAAAATATGATGATGACAGACAGAAAAAATTGGAAAGTCTGGGAGTAAAATTTTTAAGATTCACCGAGACCAATGTTCGAGAAAATTTGTGGGCGGTTTCGGAAGAGATTAAGGACTTGGTAAATAAAATTGAAAATAATAATGAAGCGGAATAG
- a CDS encoding diacylglycerol kinase family protein — MIRLFKSFRYAFRGLAKIFREERNLQVHSLVAIIVIALGFAFKIQPWQWCAILIVIALVILMETVNSAVERLADVLKPRIHESVMDMKDIMAAAVMVASILAVIVGLMIFVPYIEELF; from the coding sequence ATGATTCGTTTATTTAAAAGTTTCAGGTACGCTTTCCGCGGGCTGGCCAAGATTTTCCGCGAGGAGCGAAATTTACAAGTTCACTCATTGGTTGCTATAATCGTGATAGCTCTGGGCTTTGCTTTTAAGATCCAGCCGTGGCAATGGTGCGCGATTTTGATCGTGATCGCGCTGGTGATCTTGATGGAAACGGTCAATAGCGCGGTGGAGCGCCTGGCCGACGTGCTCAAGCCGCGGATTCATGAATCGGTGATGGATATGAAAGACATCATGGCCGCCGCCGTCATGGTCGCCTCGATCCTGGCGGTTATTGTCGGGTTGATGATCTTTGTTCCCTATATTGAGGAATTATTTTGA
- a CDS encoding DUF559 domain-containing protein → MLNRKIIPYDPKLTQYARNLRKVGTFSEVLLWKELQGKKLQGYRFRRQKPIDNYIVDFYCHELKLAIEIDGVTHGWKEKHDEERQKKLESLGIRFLRFTESQFRENTWAALEEITNWIKINKKKEEE, encoded by the coding sequence ATGCTGAATAGAAAAATAATTCCGTATGATCCAAAATTGACTCAATACGCCAGAAATTTAAGAAAGGTCGGCACATTCTCCGAAGTCCTGCTCTGGAAAGAATTGCAAGGCAAAAAATTACAAGGTTATAGATTTAGGCGGCAAAAGCCGATTGATAATTATATTGTTGATTTCTATTGTCATGAATTAAAGTTAGCAATTGAAATAGATGGAGTCACTCACGGTTGGAAAGAAAAACATGACGAAGAAAGACAGAAGAAATTGGAAAGTTTGGGCATAAGATTTTTAAGATTTACGGAAAGTCAATTTCGAGAAAATACTTGGGCGGCTTTGGAAGAAATTACTAATTGGATAAAGATAAATAAAAAAAAGGAAGAAGAATAG